Proteins encoded by one window of Erythrobacter sp.:
- the glnA gene encoding type I glutamate--ammonia ligase, translating to MASAADIVKRIADEEIEWVDLRFTDPKGKWQHLTMVASALDEDQLEEGLMFDGSSIAGWKVINESDMILKPDMTEVWMDPFSATPMMIINCDIVDPASGELYSRDPRSTAKRSEAYLKSTGIGDTVYVGPEAEFFMFDDVRFEDGYAGSGFQIDDIELPTNTGTEYPSGNMGHRPAVKGGYFPVAPVDSAVDIRGEMVSTMLEMGLPCDKHHHEVAAAQHELGLTFGTLVQTADRMQIYKYVVHQVAHAYGKTATFMPKPIKGDNGSGMHTHMSIWEKGKPTFAGNGYAGLSDTCLYFIGGVIKHAKALNAFTNPTTNSYKRLVPGFEAPVLLAYSARNRSASCRIPYGTGEKAKRVEFRFPDAMANPYLCYAALLMAGLDGIQNKIHPGEAMDKNLYDLPPAELAQVPTVCGSLREALDSLTADHEFLLQGGVFTKDQVEAYIELKWEEVLRTETTPCPVEFDMYYSS from the coding sequence ATGGCCAGTGCAGCTGATATCGTGAAGCGGATCGCGGACGAGGAAATCGAATGGGTCGATCTGCGTTTCACCGATCCCAAGGGCAAGTGGCAGCACCTCACCATGGTGGCGAGCGCGCTCGATGAAGACCAGCTCGAGGAAGGGCTGATGTTCGACGGTTCGTCGATCGCCGGCTGGAAGGTCATCAACGAGTCCGACATGATCCTCAAGCCGGACATGACCGAAGTGTGGATGGACCCGTTCAGCGCCACGCCGATGATGATCATCAACTGCGACATCGTCGATCCGGCCTCGGGAGAGCTCTATTCGCGCGATCCGCGTTCCACCGCCAAGCGTTCCGAAGCCTACCTCAAGTCCACCGGCATCGGCGATACCGTCTATGTCGGCCCGGAAGCCGAATTCTTCATGTTCGACGATGTGCGCTTTGAAGACGGCTACGCCGGTTCGGGCTTCCAGATCGACGATATCGAACTGCCGACCAACACCGGCACCGAATATCCGAGCGGCAACATGGGCCACCGCCCCGCCGTGAAGGGCGGCTATTTCCCCGTCGCTCCGGTGGACAGCGCGGTCGATATCCGTGGCGAAATGGTCTCGACCATGCTCGAAATGGGCCTGCCGTGTGACAAGCATCACCACGAAGTTGCCGCCGCGCAGCACGAACTGGGCCTTACTTTCGGCACGCTGGTGCAGACCGCCGACCGGATGCAGATCTACAAGTACGTCGTCCACCAGGTCGCCCACGCCTATGGCAAGACGGCGACTTTCATGCCCAAGCCGATCAAGGGCGATAACGGTTCGGGCATGCACACCCACATGTCGATCTGGGAAAAGGGCAAACCGACCTTCGCAGGCAATGGCTATGCCGGCTTGTCGGACACCTGCCTCTATTTCATCGGCGGCGTGATCAAGCATGCCAAGGCGCTCAACGCTTTCACCAACCCCACCACCAACAGCTACAAGCGGCTGGTTCCGGGCTTCGAAGCGCCTGTTCTGCTCGCCTATTCGGCACGCAACCGCTCGGCGAGCTGCCGCATTCCCTATGGTACGGGTGAAAAAGCGAAGCGCGTGGAATTCCGTTTCCCCGATGCGATGGCCAACCCTTACCTCTGCTACGCTGCGCTGCTGATGGCGGGTCTCGACGGGATTCAGAACAAGATCCATCCGGGTGAAGCGATGGACAAGAACCTCTACGACCTGCCGCCCGCCGAACTGGCGCAGGTGCCCACAGTATGCGGCAGCCTGCGTGAGGCGCTCGATTCGCTAACCGCCGATCACGAGTTCCTGCTGCAGGGCGGAGTGTTCACAAAGGACCAGGTCGAAGCCTACATCGAACTGAAGTGGGAAGAAGTGCTGCGCACCGAAACCACACCCTGCCCCGTCGAATTCGATATGTACTATTCGAGCTGA
- a CDS encoding P-II family nitrogen regulator, whose amino-acid sequence MKKIEAIIKPFKLDEVKDALHEVGVSGITVTEAKGFGRQKGHTELYRGAEYVVDFLPKVKLEVIVPDALADQVVEAIAGAAKTGRIGDGKIFVSDIARAIRIRTGEQDDSAI is encoded by the coding sequence GTGAAAAAGATCGAAGCCATCATCAAGCCGTTCAAGCTGGACGAGGTGAAGGACGCGCTGCACGAAGTCGGCGTGTCCGGCATCACCGTGACCGAGGCGAAGGGCTTTGGCCGCCAGAAGGGCCATACCGAACTTTATCGCGGAGCCGAATATGTTGTCGACTTCCTGCCCAAGGTGAAGCTGGAAGTGATCGTGCCCGATGCGCTGGCGGACCAGGTGGTGGAAGCCATCGCGGGCGCGGCCAAGACCGGGCGCATCGGCGATGGCAAGATCTTCGTATCGGATATCGCCCGCGCCATCCGCATCCGCACCGGCGAGCAGGACGATTCAGCGATCTGA